A window of the Lolium perenne isolate Kyuss_39 chromosome 7, Kyuss_2.0, whole genome shotgun sequence genome harbors these coding sequences:
- the LOC127316881 gene encoding uncharacterized protein produces MAMVSSAPAPLPLPPPLPLHLSPRSPPPEVNTMFFTRGGSERSPLNTSGANKGTSLREIEEEEAAVDSEPEEDVGGGKLYVAVGKDLKEGRSNLLWAARNLLACDLKLILLHVHQPAERIMTGLCKVSASHLEEKKLEAYRKTEKEEMTTLLDQYLNFCRVSLKVQVETLVIEKKNPATGIVELIDQHHITRLAMGASSISTKRKAPKSKVAAIVHLQAKPYCDIFYICKETLVCSREATQLSAKGESPQSCCTSSVSDQPEFPLRSLSLPPGHAGFLGSTDQQALQRRSRLVANSVENMSATQPQLIDMSPTGFYLNSSQQSTGGSSWGPNDLDIMDGSTAPLSIASSEEHQRSTVETVIQNEEFEQLQRVRDVLERSRKEASEGRQRAERDLFEASKIFKARENSLRNEKKEVEERLTREKTGLEKEHLLICSELQKANEQRIQLESKLLQANFLMEELKQLQVELQHKKDHAVRQAEEMRQINGNTVFAGVFALTEFRYEEIKEATDDFDDSKKIGQGGCGSVYKGFLRHTTVAIKKFNSEGTTGEKEYNDKVETLCRMRHPNLVTLIGVCREAKVFVLEFMPNGSLEDCLQCKHQTKSLSWQMRIRIAADICTGLIFLHSNKPKGIAHGDLKPDNVLLDTSFVCKLADFGISRSLNLTNTTVTPYHLTNQIKGTMGYMDPGYTTSGELTAQSDVYSFGVVLMRLLTGKNPLGLPIEVEAALRNDTLQEIIDTSAGYWPPQYTEELARLALRCCRYDRKERPDLAKEVWGVLEAMMNCPGDKYQPPMFFICPISQEIMRDPHIAADGFTYEGDTIKDWLQSGHTIFLSSCNNPLQAELESCHEDIAMTLEWSALPCTIEMDCTDAVKMIKEPCIDPAAHQEAKEGTTEQAAVMDSMAGESPELSSSFSGGGEKKKVYVAMGAGESKAMVLWALQKFPDRDAAAFVLLHVYCHPKFIPIMGTRIPASQVQEQQLIAHKKMELQKISDILDEHLLLCAQEKAQAEKLVVESDDVTEGLLQLISERHVTALIMGAAADKHYTKKIMALKSKKAQAVEQQADPFCRIWYICKGTLVYRRKGVAISNEAMRQDRRNSGYQQFSVDRSTSLSDTWFVQNTWLHEPNLGQQTGRTSPCRLYDNEKDIVREFDEPEKFQHMLWELESVRKQAYEEKCSRDKAERELLEAFQKARDSENLYLGEVKQRNETEEKLRATIEEVEKLTETTDELCAKLQEERKKKLALEKRTAHSDRIIKDLMLQRDKAVREVEALHAKKGGSSATAEGKMHITELSCSEIKEATNNFDHSLKVGESVYGSVYKGFLRHTNVAIKKLNPGGTESQSQFNQEVEILSRVRHPNLVTLIGACKEDQALVYEYMPNGSLDDRLACKDNSKPLNWQLRTRIISDVCSALIFLHSNKPHSIVHSDLKASNIILDGNNVAKLSGFGVCRMFTDAFRNTTTLYRHTHPKGSFAYIDPEYVMTGDLTPQSDVYSFGVVLLRLLTGRPGFGLLKDVQQAVEKGCLEAILDSSAGDWPAMQAEQLARIGLRCCEIRRKNRPDLQTEVWTVLEPMLKSASVKLCSLSFKSVSEDLGGVPSYFICPILQDVMREPLIAADGFTYEAEAIREWIDSGHHTSPMTNLELLHRDLLPNHALRSAIQEWLQTNAI; encoded by the exons GCGGGGCTAACAAGGGCACCAGCCTCAGGGAGATTGAAGAGGAGGAGGCTGCGGTCGACTCGGAGCCAGAGGAGGACGTCGGCGGAGGGAAGCTCTACGTGGCCGTCGGAAAGGACCTCAAGGAAGGCAGGTCCAACCTCCTCTGGGCCGCTCGGAACCTCCTGGCCTGTGATCTCAAGCTTATCCTGCTGCACGTCCACCAGCCTGCCGAGAGGATCATGACCG GATTATGCAAGGTTTCTGCAAGCCatctcgaagaaaagaaactggaAGCATACAGAAAGACCGAAAAGGAGGAGATGACCACACTTTTAGACCAGTACCTCAACTTCTGTAGAGTATCTCTGAAG GTGCAGGTTGAAACATTGGTGATCGAGAAGAAGAATCCTGCAACTGGCATTGTTGAGCTCATCGATCAACATCACATCACAAGGCTTGCTATGGGAGCCTCTTCCATATCGAC GAAGAGGAAAGCACCAAAATCAAAAGTTGCAGCCATTGTGCATCTACAGGCTAAACCGTACTGCGATATCTTCTATATTTGTAAAGAGACTCTTGTTTGCTCTAG GGAAGCCACTCAGCTTTCTGCAAAAGGAGAGTCACCCCAAAGCTGCTGCACAAGCTCAGTCTCGGATCAGCCTGAGTTCCCTCTAAGATCCTTATCACTGCCGCCAGGGCATGCAGGCTTCTTAGGCTCTACAGATCAACAAGCCCTGCAACGACGGTCCAGATTGGTAGCAAATAGTGTGGAGAACATGTCAGCTACACAGCCACAGTTGATTGATATGTCACCAACCGGTTTCTATCTGAATTCCAGCCAGCAAAGCACTGGAGGGTCCTCATGGGGTCCGAATGATTTGGACATCATGGATGGATCAACGGCACCTCTTTCAATTGCAAGCTCTGAAGAACATCAACGTTCCACG GTTGAAACCGTCATACAAAATGAAGAATTTGAGCAACTGCAGCGAGTGCGCGATGTGCTAGAGCGCTCAAGAAAGGAAGCATCCGAGGGACGTCAGAGAGCTGAGAGAGATCTGTTTGAAGCATCTAAGATT TTCAAAGCACGGGAGAATTCACTACGCAATGAAAAAAAGGAGGTAGAGGAAAGACTGACCAGAGAAAAGACTGGCCTTGAAAAAGAGCACCTCCTTATATGCAGCGAGCTGCAGAAAGCAAATGAACAAAGGATACAGCTGGAGAGTAAGCTTCTCCAGGCCAATTTCCTAATGGAAGAGCTCAAACAGTTGCAGGTAGAGCTGCAGCACAAGAAAGACCATGCTGTCAGACAAGCTGAAGAGATGCGTCAAATAAACGGTAACACTGTATTTGCTGGTGTGTTTGCCTTGACAGAGTTCAGATACGAAGAGATAAAAGAAGCAACAGACGACTTTGATGACTCCAAAAAAATTGGGCAAGGCGGATGTGGAAGCGTCTACAAGGGTTTTCTACGCCATACTACTGTGGCTATAAAGAAATTCAATAGTGAAGGCACAACAGGAGAGAAAGAGTACAATGATAAG GTAGAAACACTGTGTAGGATGAGGCATCCAAACCTCGTCACTCTAATAGGAGTGTGCAGGGAGGCCAAAGTGTTTGTTTTAGAATTCATGCCGAACGGAAGCCTAGAGGACTGTCTGCAGTGCAAGCACCAAACAAAGTCGCTCTCATGGCAAATGCGCATCAGGATTGCTGCCGACATCTGCACGGGGCTCATCTTCCTCCACTCcaacaaaccaaaaggcattgcccATGGTGATCTGAAGCCTGACAATGTCCTTCTTGACACTAGCTTTGTTTGCAAACTGGCAGACTTTGGGATCTCCCGTTCCTTGAATCTGACAAACACTACCGTCACCCCTTACCACCTAACAAACCAAATTAAAGGCACGATGGGATACATGGATCCAGGATACACTACCTCAGGAGAGCTCACAGCGCAGTCTGACGTCTACTCGTTTGGAGTAGTTCTCATGCGATTGCTAACTGGCAAGAACCCCCTAGGCCTTCCGATTGAGGTGGAAGCAGCCTTGAGGAATGACACGTTGCAAGAAATAATTGACACTTCTGCAGGGTACTGGCCACCTCAGTACACCGAAGAGTTGGCAAGACTAGCACTGAGATGTTGCCGGTATGACAGAAAGGAGCGGCCAGATCTTGCAAAGGAGGTCTGGGGTGTCCTGGAAGCTATGATGAACTGTCCAGGCGATAAATACCAGCCACCAATGTTTTTCATCTGCCCAATTTCACAG GAGATCATGAGGGATCCACACATTGCTGCTGATGGATTCACATATGAAGGCGACACCATCAAGGATTGGCTTCAAAGCGGCCATACAAT ATTTCTGAGTTCATGCAATAATCCTCTACAAGCTGAACTCGAATCTTGCCATGAGGATATAGCCATGACACTGGAGTGGAGTGCACTCCCCTGTACGATCGAGATGGACTGCACGGATGCAGTTAAGATGATCAAGGAGCCATGCATTGACC CTGCTGCGCACCAGGAGGCCAAGGAAGGAACGACAGAGCAGGCAGCGGTGATGGACTCCATGGCCGGCGAGTCGCCGGAACTGTCCTCCTCCTTTTCCGGAGGCGGGGAGAAGAAAAAGGTGTACGTGGCGATGGGGGCGGGGGAGTCCAAGGCCATGGTGCTGTGGGCGCTGCAAAAGTTCCccgacagagacgccgccgccttcGTGCTGCTCCATGTCTACTGCCACCCCAAATTCATCCCCATCA TGGGCACCAGGATTCCTGCTAGCCAGGTGCAAGAGCAGCAGCTGATTGCACACAAGAAGATGGAGCTGCAAAAGATCAGTGACATCCTGGACGAGCACCTGCTCTTGTGTGCACAGGAAAAG GCACAAGCTGAGAAGCTGGTGGTTGAATCAGATGATGTCACAGAGGGGCTACTACAGCTCATTTCTGAGCGACATGTCACCgcgctcatcatgggggcagcagcAGATAAGCATTACACAAA GAAAATTATGGCCCTCAAGTCTAAGAAAGCACAGGCTGTAGAACAACAGGCGGATCCTTTCTGCAGAATATGGTACATTTGCAAAGGAACGCTCGTTTATCGAAG GAAGGGTGTTGCCATTAGCAATGAAGCAATGCGACAAGATAGACGAAATTCTGGTTATCAGCAGTTTTCAGTGGATAGATCAACTAGCTTGTCAGACACATGGTTTGTTCAAAACACATGGCTACATGAACCAAACCTCGGACAACAGACAGGAAGGACTAGTCCATGCAGATTGTACgataatgaaaag GATATTGTTAGAGAATTTGACGAGCCTGAAAAATTCCAGCATATGCTCTGGGAGTTGGAGAGTGTCAGAAAACAAGCTTATGAAGAAAAATGCAGTCGCGATAAGGCAGAaagggagttacttgaggctttcCAGAAA GCACGCGACTCCGAGAATCTATACTTAGGAGAAGTGAAGCAAAGGAATGAAACAGAGGAAAAATTGAGAGCAACAATTGAGGAAGTTGAGAAACTCACAGAAACAACCGATGAACTTTGTGCAAAGCTTCAAGAAGAACGCAAGAAAAAATTGGCCCTGGAGAAGAGAACTGCCCACTCGGACCGTATCATCAAGGATTTAATGCTACAGCGTGACAAAGCTGTAAGAGAGGTAGAAGCGCTACATGCAAAGAAAGGAGGGTCTAGTGCAACTGCAGAGGGGAAAATGCACATCACAGAGTTATCTTGCTCAGAGATTAAGGAAGCAACCAACAACTTTGACCACTCATTGAAGGTTGGAGAAAGTGTTTACGGAAGTGTGTATAAGGGCTTTCTTCGGCACACAAATGTAGCAATAAAGAAGTTGAATCCCGGAGGCACAGAGTCGCAGTCACAGTTCAATCAGGAG GTAGAGATTCTCAGCAGGGTGCGGCATCCAAACCTTGTTACTCTTATAGGAGCTTGCAAGGAGGATCAAGCTCTTGTCTATGAATACATGCCCAACGGAAGCTTGGATGACCGCCTGGCTTGCAAGGACAATTCTAAACCTCTTAATtggcagttgcgcacccgcatcaTTTCCGATGTTTGCTCTGCGCTGATCTTCCTCCATTCTAATAAACCTCATAGCATTGTTCACAGCGACCTGAAAGCATCTAACATCATTCTTGAcgggaataatgtagctaaactaAGTGGTTTTGGTGTGTGCCGAATGTTCACTGATGCGTTCAGGAACACAACCACTCTATATAGGCATACACACCCAAAGGGATCCTTTGCGTACATTGATCCTGAATATGTCATGACTGGTGATCTGACACCCCAATCTGATGTATACTCTTTCGGAGTCGTGCTCCTACGCCTCTTGACTGGAAGACCAGGATTTGGGCTGTTGAAAGATGTACAACAGGCGGTGGAAAAGGGTTGCTTGGAAGCAATCTTGGATTCATCTGCTGGGGATTGGCCAGCTATGCAGGCTGAGCAATTGGCTCGGATAGGTCTGAGGTGCTGTGAAATCAGAAGAAAAAATCGCCCTGACCTGCAAACGGAGGTTTGGACTGTACTTGAACCAATGTTGAAATCTGCTTCTGTTAAGCTATGTTCCTTGTCATTTAAATCAGTATCAGAAGACCTTGGTGGTGTGCCGTCCTACTTCATCTGCCCAATACTACAG GATGTAATGAGGGAGCCTCTAATTGCCGCGGATGGTTTTACCTATGAAGCCGAAGCTATAAGGGAGTGGATCGACAGTGGCCACCATACATCACCCATGACAAACCTTGAGCTACTCCACCGTGATCTTTTGCCGAACCACGCCCTCCGTTCTGCAATCCAAGAATGGCTGCAGACAAATGCAATTTAA
- the LOC127316883 gene encoding U-box domain-containing protein 33, with protein MDDEEVHIAVGKNFRKEKANILWSTVKFPRARIVLVNVHWPSKWMPFMGGKLLYKFADEKEKEMHRGRETEAMVRMLSQYKSLCDTREVRAHYITHEDILGGLVNLVKKLKIKRIIIGSRKMAKQEVLRKCCQVWVVVNGKYVSTSNDHLRHTGSIGYGGSSELLASIHELSDESDGYTTPQSDFYDSFQADDIMDGDGVIQLDGADQSAKYDVHESEQGIEESNAYEEAEIFPDEDTDESDEIQSSRNISEKTAKLMKEMEELQRKLKDLHDEGHNHDEDILSPRKQNDLPRERTLSKTRYPELQIPDHIVEFPMSRIAKATNNFYSQNLIGEGGYGPVYKGRLGGVTVAIKLLRPHGKLHGRQGFPEFQQEVVVLSRIEHPHIVKLIGVCQESCALVYEHLPNGTLMDGLSKGLPWRDRIRILAEQRSALAHLHSSRPHAIIHADLKLTNILLDGGNSSRLGDFGTARVVQMKPLEEDTICRRTNPMGTMGYMDPVFFTTGELTAESDVYAFGVVILQVLTGLLDLNIAEQVQEAVKMDAVHGLLDASAGNWPGVQAERLVRLALRCCNMERKRRPTITSDTDWRPLDIMRTMATGSKSRKWSQAS; from the exons ATGGATGACGAGGAGGTTCACATCGCGGTAGGAAAGAACTTCAGAAAAGAGAAGGCTAACATACTGTGGTCTACGGTTAAATTCCCAAGGGCCAGAATAGTTCTTGTCAATGTTCACTGGCCATCCAAGTGGATGCCCTTCA TGGGTGGCAAGCTGTTATACAagtttgcagatgaaaaggagaaGGAGATGCACAGAGGCAGAGAGACAGAAGCAATGGTCAGGATGTTATCACAATACAAAAGCCTGTGTGATACAAGAGAG GTTAGGGCGCATTACATCACACACGAAGACATTCTTGGTGGTCTTGTCAACCTGGTAAAGAAGCTCAAAATTAAGAGAATCATCATCGGTTCAAG GAAGATGGCAAAGCAAGAGGTCCTTCGCAAATGCTGTCAGGTTTGGGTGGTGGTCAATGGCAAATATGTGTCCACTAG TAATGATCATCTGAGGCATACTGGAAGCATTGGATATGGGGGGAGCTCTGAATTGTTGGCATCTATACATGAGCTGAGCGATGAATCTGATGGATACACAACACCACAAAGTGATTTC TATGATTCATTTCAGGCAGATGATATCATGGATGGGGATGGGGTGATTCAGTTGGATGGTGCTGATCAATCAGCAAAG TATGATGTGCATGAATCTGAACAAGGCATTGAGGAATCAAATGCTTATGAAGAGGCGGAAATTTTTCCGGATGAGGACACTGATGAATCTGACGAGATACAGAGTTCCAGAAATATTTCTGAAAAAACTGCAAAACTGATG AAAGAAATGGAGGAACTCCAAAGGAAATTAAAAGATCTGCATGATGAGGGCCATAATCATGACGAAGACATCTTGTCACCTAGGAAACAGAATGATTTGCCGAGGGAGAGGACCTTATCGAAAACAAGATACCCAGAGCTGCAAATTCCAGATCACATTGTAGAGTTTCCCATGTCGCGTATTGCGAAAGCGACCAATAATTTCTACTCGCAAAATCTCATAGGAGAAGGAGGCTATGGCCCAGTGTACAAAGGAAGACTAGGTGGCGTCACAGTGGCTATCAAGTTGTTGAGACCCCATGGTAAACTCCATGGTAGACAAGGTTTCCCAGAGTTTCAGCAGGAG GTTGTAGTGCTGAGCAGAATCGAGCACCCACACATCGTGAAGCTGATCGGTGTGTGCCAGGAATCATGCGCCCTCGTTTACGAGCACCTCCCAAACGGCACGCTCATGGATGGGCTCTCCAAGGGGCTCCCCTGGAGGGACCGCATCAGGATCCTCGCCGAGCAGCGGTCCGCGCTGGCGCACCTCCACTCCAGCCGCCCCCACGCCATCATCCATGCGGACCTGAAGCTGACGAACATCCTCCTTGATGGCGGGAACTCGAGTCGGCTAGGGGACTTTGGCACCGCGCGCGTCGTACAGATGAAGCCGCTGGAGGAGGACACCATCTGCCGGCGGACGAACCCGATGGGCACGATGGGGTACATGGACCCCGTGTTCTTCACGACCGGCGAGCTCACCGCGGAGTCAGACGTGTACGCGTTCGGCGTGGTGATCCTGCAGGTTCTCACGGGGCTGCTCGACCTCAACATCGCTGAGCAGGTCCAGGAGGCGGTGAAGATGGACGCCGTGCACGGCCTGCTGGACGCATCCGCTGGGAACTGGCCCGGGGTGCAGGCAGAGCGGCTGGTGAGGCTGGCGCTAAGGTGCTGCAACATGGAGCGGAAGCGGCGGCCGACCATCACCTCTGACACTGACTGGAGACCGCTGgacatcatgcggaccatggcgACTGGAAGTAAATCCCGGAAATGGAGTCAGGCCAGCTGA